The Macrobrachium rosenbergii isolate ZJJX-2024 chromosome 46, ASM4041242v1, whole genome shotgun sequence genome has a window encoding:
- the LOC136830387 gene encoding loricrin-like: MPNTASCLEEYSVTLVRKAEKASQWGFESRLQQFQSYKSSSDLDHHTMNEIPASEKGTEVLKELPGVLRGFCHSELIKTSLHSNPSVVHIKKVASCEREQSSGVPSDMRLSSITLLGLLAGYTSAGTYGRRGGQIKGGGCVGGNCGGLAVGHSNIGGGCQGSNCGGSGAVFSNSGGCGGGNCDGSVGTFVTGSSVGSGGGYATGSGVSGGGFPTGSGGFINSGSSSGGYATGSSGNLGSGVSGGLFASGSDGFINPGSSNGGYASRFSGNLGSGLSSGGFSSGSSGHINSGGSSGGYDGASSGNFAGNFVSGGFSGGSPSIAISEGSNGEYSGGSSGNFGSGISTSGHLGSSFGDFNSGSHINDYSSGSTGSFASGGSLGGNSGNSLGGIITDGSSGGGFSSGGSFNGYSDGSSGGLSGGFPTGGSNGVFIGGSPGGFVTGGSSGGYPDGSSGGIISGGISSPSLNGGYSSGSPGGFSSTGSGGGFVGGSFGGGSFSGADGGYSGGLTGGVASNANGFSSSGFSGGSLGTSSGGSLIGGSGGGYQSGGSSGSFPTGGSFSGDDSSSYTSYESERGASIGGSSGFIDGGSSGLIGGGSSGFIDGGSSGFIDGGSNGGVVSGGSSYADTSSDGNFVSSGSSGGFSNGSASGSSGGYSGSSSGGLSGGLNGGSSGGIVPGGSAGQSGGSSGGYPGGSSAGASLGGAINRSYLPPSA; the protein is encoded by the exons ATGCCTAACACTGCCAGTTGTCTTGAAGAATACAGTGTCACTTTAGTAAG GAAAGCCGAGAAGGCATCGCAGTGGGGATTCGAATCCAGACTACAGCAGTTTCAAAGTTACAAGAGCAGCAGTGACCTTGACCACCACACGATG AATGAGATTCCCGCGTCGGAGAAAGGAACTGAAGTCCTTAAGGAACTGCCAGGGGTCCTGAGGGGTTTCTGTCATTCTGAGCTAATTAAGACGTCCTTGCACAGCAATCCGTCCGTAGTGCATATAAAGAAGGTAGCGAGCTGCGAAAGGGAACAGTCGTCAGGTGTCCCTTCGGATATG AGGCTTTCCAGCATAACTTTGCTGGGCCTATTAGCTGGCTACACATCAGCTGGCACATATGGAAGAAGGGGTGGTCAAATCAAAGGAGGTGGATGTGTAGGCGGAAACTGTGGTGGATTAGCTGTGGGGCACAGTAATATAGGAGGGGGATGTCAAGGCAGTAATTGCGGTGGATCAGGTGCTGTATTTTCTAATAGTGGTGGCTGTGGTGGAGGTAACTGTGATGGGTCTGTAGGCACTTTCGTAACTGGTTCGTCTGTAGGCTCTGGCGGTGGATATGCAACTGGATCTGGAGTTTCCGGTGGAGGATTTCCTACTGGATCAGGTGGATTTATAAATTCTGGAAGTTCTAGCGGGGGATATGCAACTGGTTCTTCTGGAAATCTTGGTTCAGGAGTCTCAGGTGGACTTTTTGCAAGTGGATCAGATGGATTTATAAACCCTGGAAGTTCCAATGGGGGCTATGCAAGCAGATTTTCAGGAAATCTCGGCTCTGGGCTTAGCAGTGGTGGATTTTCTAGTGGATCTAGTGGACACATTAATTCTGGAGGTTCCAGTGGTGGATATGATGGGGCGTCATCTGGAAATTTTGCTGGAAATTTTGTCTCTGGAGGCTTCAGTGGTGGGTCCCCTAGTATTGCCATCTCTGAGGGGTCAAACGGTGAATACTCCGGTGGCTCCTCTGGAAACTTTGGATCTGGAATTTCCACTTCTGGGCATCTGGGCAGTTCCTTCGGGGACTTTAATTCAGGGAGCCATATCAATGATTATTCAAGTGGTTCTACTGGGAGCTTTGCATCAGGTGGATCACTTGGGGGAAATTCAGGTAATTCCTTAGGAGGAATAATAACAGATGGATCAAGTGGAGGAGGTTTCTCTTCTGGTGGATCTTTTAATGGATATTCTGATGGATCGTCTGGAGGACTATCTGGAGGTTTTCCAACTGGTGGTTCAAATGGAGTATTCATAGGTGGCTCTCCAGGAGGATTTGTTACTGGTGGGTCAAGTGGAGGGTACCCAGATGGTTCATCTGGTGGAATTATTTCTGGAGGTATATCATCTCCTAGCTTGAATGGAGGCTATTCAAGTGGTTCTCCCGGAGGTTTTTCATCTACTGGCTCAGGTGGAGGGTTTGTAGGTGGGTCTTTTGGAGGAGGTTCTTTtagtggagcagatggtgggtatTCAGGAGGTCTGACTGGAGGGGTAGCTTCCAATGCTAATGGCTTTTCATCTAGCGGGTTCAGTGGTGGATCTTTAGGTACTTCATCTGGCGGATCCCTCATCGGGGGATCTGGCGGAGGTTATCAAAGTGGAGGGTCATCAGGCAGTTTCCCAACAGGTGGAAGTTTCTCCGGTGATGACTCAAGTAGTTACACATCATATGAATCAGAGAGAGGAGCTTCAATTGGAGGTTCAAGTGGATTCATAGATGGAGGTTCAAGTGGATTAATAGGTGGAGGTTCAAGTGGATTCATAGATGGAGGTTCAAGTGGATTCATAGATGGAGGTTCTAATGGAGGAGTAGTCTCTGGTGGTTCCAGCTATGCCGACACCTCCTCAGATGGCAATTTTGTTTCTAGTGGCTCAAGTGGAGGATTTTCAAATGGATCTGCAAGTGGGTCTAGTGGAGGTTACTCAGGAAGTTCATCTGGTGGCTTGAGTGGGGGATTAAATGGTGGATCTTCAGGAGGCATTGTACCTGGAGGGTCAGCAGGACAATCCGGTGGTTCCAGCGGTGGATATCCAGGAGGCTCATCTGCGGGGGCTTCTTTAGGTGGTGCCATCAACAGAAGTTATCTACCTCCTAGTGCTTAA